The nucleotide sequence CTCTGGCAGTGCACTCCACTAAACACTATCTGATTCTACCTGTACTATTTGATGCTCTTCCCAGCCTGTAGCTTCACAGAGGTGCTCTGGGTGTCTGGCAGTAAAAGTGCATAGGAAAGGGCAAGGTAACCATCCATCCTATTGTGCTTCCCTTTTTCATCATGCAGTACATTCCTGGTCTCAGACATCTGACCTGATCCCCATTGCTCTCCTACCATTGGCTCTTATTGTTTCCTAAGCACTTCTACCTCTATTCACAAACTGTCTACATGCTTAGACAACTCTGTAATATTTTTCTAACAAAAGAGATTTGTCAGTTTTATCTCCAATCCTTCAAAAGAGTGTACATAAAAgccaccaaacaaaaacaaaaccccttctGGGAACAATATAGGAGACCATCTAGCAGCTGTATCTGCAATTTTACCATCCTCCTTAAAGAACATTGCTAACCCCTCATAACCTGACATTTCCTCTACCATATTCAAAGCAGAATTACTCATTATGCCTAAGACATATTAGGAACCTCATGCAGGCTTAgacttttcaaaatatattttaataaaggcTCTCAATTGCTTTGAACCCCTTCTAGGCCACTGTAAGGGAATGGTACAAGGTAacgtagacctgtttagaaatagttctttggggggacATCCCAATATACACTGTTAAATTACTAGTAGTCCAGTTCAGAAGTGTCAGGATACCAATAGTCTAGTTCAAAAGTGTCTCCAAACATGAATCTGCAACAGCATGATCCAGTAGAAACTGCCAGGCCTCCACCAAATAGTCAACAGTCAATGGGAGTGATCAGGACAAACTGAAATGCCAGGAGTTCTCTGATGTGCCtttctcaatgaagtgaagatcaaaACAGATGCAAGACCAATTAAGCATTGCAAGGCTAGCTCTGtaagcacactgtcactgtctgttgagtcctctCATGGatcttgctttagcaaaacattacatgagtctgctccagcaaaacatcatgtgAGTCTTCAGCACACAAtacaaccagaaatttccacgtCTTTCATTACTTTGACCAAATGACTGGCTTAGCTTACAGAAGAAAGGGATCCATTAAGCTCTTGGTTTCAGAAATTTTGGTCCATGGTCAGCTGGCCTCTTTGTTGTGATATTGAAGGGAGGCTGAATTTCATTATGGGAGCATATGGTAAACAAAACTGCTTGCTTCGTTGTTATTCTAGTTTACTTTTTATCGTGTTAAACAGCAGAAACAAAAGTAACTTGGAAATGGAGGGTCTTATTTCAGTTTACAGCTTACAGTCCCTCATAAAGGGAAGTCATAAATGAAACTTTGAAACATCAACTGAACCAAAGGCTATtgaggaatgttgcttactgatttgctattcctggcttgcttacTTTGCTTTTTTAATACAGCTCAGAACCACTTGCCCAAGGATATCACTACCTAAAGTGGGTTAGGTCCATTAGGACCCTCCAATATCAATCAATAAACCAAGAAATGCTCCCACATAGTTGCCTCTGGGACAGaactatggagacattttctcaattgaagttacCTCTTCCCAAGTGACCCTActttgtatcaaattgacaaaaaaaaaaccctagccaGTATAATAATGTTTTTAGAGTACCAACTCtcttaaaattttcatagaaataGATAATTTTGAGCTAAACATACTATTACCACAGTAAATAAAAAATCTGAAGTCTCtccaaaatataaatgaaacatgATATAACATGCCTTCACTCTCACCAAATTATCTTCTGTTTATCCCTAATGAGAAAGTAGCTTCAGGGTGCACATACTTCAGCAGTATACTGCTATGGACAAAGACTTGGGTAACTGTTTAAGTAATGTACTCAACACATGTGTCCCAACAGATGCAAAGACTCCAATCAAAATCAAGTtttgtgtgccaagttgacataaaactaaccagtacaatgtGTATATAATGGTCACATGAAAACAGCTATTTTGTTTTGGTGGAAGGTAGAGTTGTgatttttgaatatttcttttaacttttcacacacaagtattttctttatataagtagtttttctttttctataatgTAGTCACTGTACATGGTAGtgggtttcttcctttctttctctctttccctttctctttcctttccttccttccttccttccttccttccttccttcctttcttttcttccttccttccttccttccttccttccttccttccttccttccttccttcctccctccctccctccctcttctctcctctcctcctcctctctctctctctctctctctctctctctctctctctctctctctctttctttcttctttcttttgtcctttcttttttgaaacaggattttttATGTAAACTTGGATCTCCcagaactcatgctgtagaccaggctgacctaagatctctctgcctttgcctctgcctttcaagtgctgggattaaaggtgtgtgcactaccactgcctgatCTGATAGTGGGTTTCATGAGGACAAttttaatacacacatataatacattttaagcATATTCTCCAATATCTCCATTCAAATCCTTTCCTTTTACTTTTGATATTATTATTGTTTCCTTCTACTCCTGTTTTCTCTAAACTTCTAATTTACTGTCATATGTACTTGCATGACTAAAGCAAAGATTACTGTAATTACTGTAATAAACTTTGTTTTTGGAGCAAATTTGAGTCTTACAGAAAGCCAGACAGTATCTAGAGTTCCTGTCTACCCTCTTTCTTCCATCACATCCCCCATTATTAACATCATACCTCAGCATAGCACATTTGGTAACACAGCTGTACAAATATTGATACATTCTTGTTCACTAAAGTGCAAAGCTTACATTGGGATTGACTTTTGTTGTACGAATCTATTATTTTTTGCAAATGCATACTGTCATGTGTCTACCATTATAGTATAATTAACGAAATTCTCATTGTCTGAACAATCCTCTGTTTTAGCTGTTTATAttcattttcctctttccctggTAACCAGCATCTTTTCAACATCTTTATAACTTTGCTTTGGCCAGAACATTATATAGTTACAGCaatattgtctttctttttaaaaacatgtttattaattcttttgagaattttatgcagTGTATTTTTATCATATCCACCCTCACTTCTCTCTGTAACTTCTCCCAGATCCATCCctatctccttcccttccccaactTTGCACAGTTTTTCCTATCGATCCACTCCAGCATgtgctgcacatacacacatgcttttggtccatccactggagcatgatcTGGCTACCAGCAGCTACACTCTTAAAGAAAAGTGACTGTCCCttaccagaagccatcagctgccCACAGCTCCTCAGGGATGGGGACTCATGACCCTTTTCCAATCCGTGCTAGAATGCTCATTTCTTTctattgagcttttttttttttttaaagataactttTAAAGTTAGCAATAAGTTTCAACTTACATACTTTGAATTCTTATTTAATGAACCATCccttaaagacttttaaaaggaTAATGAaggacttttaaatatttattatgcatTTGTTATTATGAGCTTATTAACTTTAACAGGTGCAGCACTTTGATTGTAGATATATAAGAGCCTTATTATCTgatagaaaggaaaatgaaagcacaaacaCTGGCAAGGAGAAATGAGCTGATCATGGAGATTTTTATGAGAGTCAGTCACGTCCCATTTCGGGGAAATGTGGGTCTCAAGCAATGCACAGAGGAAGGATAAGCAAGGACACATCTATACCCACTAGGACATTCTCATTAAGTTCTGTGCTTTTCTTGGTCTTCTGTTGAGTATTTTCAGTTGAGTTTGATGTGAGAGCAGTAACCTAACCACAATCTAATGTGGACATCCCCACGTTCTGAATAAATACTGGGAACTTCCTAGTTAAAATCTATGGTACGCTAGACACCTTCTCATAAAGTTAATTTCTCTCAAGCCCTCCTAAATCTATGAAAAAAACTGAGGTACCTTATCCACGCCTTACATAGTATTGTAGAAGCAATGAAAGTCTTTAAAACACGTACAAGACATTAATATATTGAAAATCTGCTACTTAAATATGAACATGAATTGTTAATGTTTTGGAGAAAGCAATGCTTGAAAAGAACGCAGGGTGGCGCTGCAGCCTCAGAAATAAAAGGAACCGGCGATCAGCCTTTCTTCCAGAAGCCAGACCACTAAAGGGAGGCGTTGGGGAGAGGAAACCTTCTAAGGCATTCGTTCCGGAAAGTCTTGGGCCTGGGGATTTTGGACTTGTCCCAGTGTCTACAAGATATTTGCAGAGCGAGTCAGTAACTACGTGAACCACGACTGGGAGAGCAGAAAGtgatggaggctggagaggaaaTGGAGCAAATCCTGAAAAAAAGGCAAGTCCTGCTGTTCTTTGTTTTGCTGGGCATAGCTCAGGCTGGGTCCACAATTAGGCGCTATTCcgtggaggaggaagcagagaacgGTGTTTTTGTGGCAAATTTGTTAAAGGACCTGGGGCTGGAGGTAGAGGAACTCGCTGCACGGGGACCGCGAGTCATTTCCAAAGGGAAAAAATTGAACTTAGAATTCAATAGGCAAACAGGAGATTTGTTGTTAAGGGAGAAACTGGACCGGGAGGAGCTGTGTGGACCTGCTGAACCCTGTGTGGTACCTTTCCAGGTGTTACTGGGAAATCCTTTGCAGATTTTTCAGGCTGAGCTACAGATTAGGGACATAAATGATCATTCTCCCGTTTTTCTGGACAAAGAAATTACTTTGAAAATTTCAGAAAGTACTGCTTCCGGTACCACTTTCCTAATAGAACGTGCTCAAGACTTAGATGTAGGAAGCAACGGTCTCCAAACTTACACAATCAACCCCAATTTCTATTTTCATCTTAATCTACAAAACAGTCCTGATGGCACAGTATTGCCACAGCTGGTTCTGGACAAAGTGCTGGATCGGGAGGAGCGATCAGAAATCAGATTAATACTCACAGCTCTAGATGGTGGGAATCCACCCAGGTCTGGCACCGTCCAAATCCTTATTGAAGTCTTAGACATCAATGACAATGCCCCGGTGTTTTCAAAGCTTCGCTATGAGGTTCAGATCCCAGAGAACAGTCCTGTTGGATCCCAGGTTGCTACTGTCTCTGCTAGGGATTTAGACATTGGGGACCATGGAAATATAGCTTACGCCTTTTCCCAAGCCTCTGAAGACATTCGGAAAACGTTTCGAATGAATGCAACATCCGGAGAAATCCTTTTAGTAAAGACACTGGATTTTGAATCCATCCAGGCATATACAATATGTGTTCAGGCTACAGATGGTGGGGGACTTTCTGGAAGCAGTGTGGTGATTGTTCAAGTAATGGATTTGAATGACAACCCTCCAGAACTGACTATGTCCACATTTACCAATCACATCCCAGAAAACGCCCCGGAAACCGTAATTGCTGTGTTTAGTGTTGCAGATTCTGACTCTGGAGACAATGGAAAAATGGTTTGCTCCATCCAAGAAGATCTTCCTTTTATTCTAAAACCCTCATTTGAGAACTTTTACACTCTTATGACAAACACAGCCCTGGATCGAGAGACCAGATCACAGTACAACATCACTATCATGGTCTCAGACCTGGGCACACCCAGGCTAACAGCTCAGCACACCATAATAGTACAGGTGTCTGACATCAACGACAACGCCCCCGCCTTCACCCAAACCTCCTATACCATATTTGTCCGAGAAaacaacagccctgccctgcACATAGGCACCATCAGTGCCACAGATTCAGACTCAGGCTCTAATGCCCACATCACCTACTCGCTGCTGCCGCCCCAAGACCCACAGTTGGCCCTCCATTCCCTGGTCTCCATCAATGCAGACAACGGGCAGCTGTTCGCGCTCAGGGCGCTGGACTACGAGGACCAGCAGACCTTCAAGTTCCATGTGGGCGCCACAGATGGAGGATCACCGGCACTCAGCAGCCAGACTCTGGTGCGTGTGGTGGTGCTGGATGACAATGATAATGCGCCCTTCGTGCTCTACCCACTACAGAACTCTTCTGTGCCCTGCACTGAGCTGCTGCCCAGGGCGGCAGAGCCCGGATACCTAGTCACCAAGGTGGTGGCAGTGGACCGCGACTCTGGCCAGAATGCCTGGTTGTCATTCCAGCTGCTCAAGGCCACGGAGCCCGGGCTGTTCAGCGTGTGGGCGCACAATGGCGAGGTGCGCACCACCAGGCTGCTGAGTGAGCGAGATGCACCCAAacacaggctgctgctgctggtcaaGGACAATGGAGACCCTCCGCATTCTGCCAGCGTCACATTGCAGGTGCTAGTGGTGGATGGCTTCTCTCAACCCTACTTGCCTCTGCCAGAGGTGGCCCGCGACCCTGCCCAAGATGAGGACATACTAACACTCTACCTGGTCATTGCCTTGGCCTCtgtgtcttctctcttcctcctgtctgtaCTGCTGTTCGTGGGGGTAAGGCTGTGCAGGAGGGCCAGAGCCA is from Mus musculus strain C57BL/6J chromosome 18, GRCm38.p6 C57BL/6J and encodes:
- the Pcdhb2 gene encoding protocadherin beta-2 gives rise to the protein MEAGEEMEQILKKRQVLLFFVLLGIAQAGSTIRRYSVEEEAENGVFVANLLKDLGLEVEELAARGPRVISKGKKLNLEFNRQTGDLLLREKLDREELCGPAEPCVVPFQVLLGNPLQIFQAELQIRDINDHSPVFLDKEITLKISESTASGTTFLIERAQDLDVGSNGLQTYTINPNFYFHLNLQNSPDGTVLPQLVLDKVLDREERSEIRLILTALDGGNPPRSGTVQILIEVLDINDNAPVFSKLRYEVQIPENSPVGSQVATVSARDLDIGDHGNIAYAFSQASEDIRKTFRMNATSGEILLVKTLDFESIQAYTICVQATDGGGLSGSSVVIVQVMDLNDNPPELTMSTFTNHIPENAPETVIAVFSVADSDSGDNGKMVCSIQEDLPFILKPSFENFYTLMTNTALDRETRSQYNITIMVSDLGTPRLTAQHTIIVQVSDINDNAPAFTQTSYTIFVRENNSPALHIGTISATDSDSGSNAHITYSLLPPQDPQLALHSLVSINADNGQLFALRALDYEDQQTFKFHVGATDGGSPALSSQTLVRVVVLDDNDNAPFVLYPLQNSSVPCTELLPRAAEPGYLVTKVVAVDRDSGQNAWLSFQLLKATEPGLFSVWAHNGEVRTTRLLSERDAPKHRLLLLVKDNGDPPHSASVTLQVLVVDGFSQPYLPLPEVARDPAQDEDILTLYLVIALASVSSLFLLSVLLFVGVRLCRRARATSLGGCSMPEGHFPAHLVDVGGAGTLSQSYQYEVCLTGDTGTPDFKFLKPIIPNFLLQSSETENDTNPSYRNSFEFS